The following is a genomic window from Mauremys mutica isolate MM-2020 ecotype Southern chromosome 4, ASM2049712v1, whole genome shotgun sequence.
ggaggcaggagggggcgtcagggtgtggggctgagtGCAGGGGGATTCTTGGGGAGGATCTGGGGGGTGGACGGAGGCAGGAGGGGGCgtcagggtgtggggctgagtgcaggggattcttGGGGAGGATCTGGGGGGTGGACGGAGGCAGGAGGGGGCgtcagggtgtggggctgagtGCAGGGGGATTCTTGGGGAGGATCTGGGGGGTGGACGGAGGCAGGAGGGGGCgtcagggtgtggggctgagtGCAGGGGGATTCCTGGGGAGGATCTGGGGGGTGGACGGAGGCAGGAGGGGGCgtcagggtgtggggctgagtgcaggggattcttGGGGAGGATCTGGGGGGTGGCCGCTCTGGGGTGACTCGAGGGCCAGTGGGGGTTCTGGGATGCCCCTCCCCCCGTTAACCCagccctctcctctctgcccccaggtggcgagccccagccccaggactcccggctgtggctggctgtggggggcgccgtggggggAGTCGCTGTGCTCGGCctggtggggggggcactgctaTGGGCCCGCTGCCGCAAGAGGGAGAAATTCACCAGTGAGTGACCCGCCCCCCGGAATCCCAGAATCACCTTGGGCCCCAACCTCCCTgaacccccacatctgccccatcccccacccccagatcttCCGCTCCCCAAATCCCAGACCCAGCCCCCCTCTCTCCACCTGCCCCCATCATCCTGATTCTGCCCATGGGCCCCCCAAACTTccccccatttctccccccccaccctccccagacTCCCCCCCACGTCCCCCCAGTAACTGTCCTGGCGTCTCCTTTCCAGCCCCCATAGAAGAGACTGGAGGCCACTCGGGCGAAGAGTCGCTGATAGATTGATGGTAAGAGACATCCATGGTGCcccgcactcccgacccgcagcccctaccagcccagccccccccagccctgccagtgcccctcactcccgacccgcagcccctgccagcccagccctgccccccccagccctgccagtgcccctcactcccgacccgcagcccctgccagcccagctccccccccagccctgccagtgcccctcactcccaacccacagccccagccagcccagctccccccccgcccccagctctgctggtgcccctcactcccgacccgcagcccctgccagccctgcccggcccccccccgcctgccctgccggtgcccctcactcccgacccgcagccgctgccagcccagccctgcccccccccagctctgccggtgcccctcactcccgacccgcagcccctgccagcccagccctgcccccctcagctctgccggtgcccctcactcccgacccgcagcccctgccagcccagccctgcccccccagccctgccggtgcccctcactcccgacccgcagcccctgccagcccagctgtgaGGTTGGTTTATTCGTTGGTTCTCTCTCTGGCAGGTGACTCTGGTCTGGGCAGCCGTGGGGCGGAATTGGAGACATTAACCCTTGGATCGCCGCAGGAGCCCCAGCCGCAGCCTTTGACCAGCGTCCCCCCGAACCCTGATTTTCACCACTCCCCAGAAGGACTCttggaagcggggggggggggatgttctATTTTGCACAGATTCGGGGGCTGCTGGAGACCCCCAAACCTTCCCCTCACACATCATGTTTCTAGAAAAAATTGGGGGGTGTCTGCTTGAAATACTCCCCCCGGCCCTGAGATGGGGGCTGGGGTTTTCCCCAATGCCCCATATTGGGGCCTCTCCGGCAGCATTACAAATTTGCACTTCCCTGGCTTAGGAAGGGGGGATCTCACATTACAGGGGATCCTCCCTGTGACCCTAAACCTCAGCTCTTGGGCTGCTGTAGAGGAATGTGGGGTCCCTTTGGGAGCACCCCAGGGGGAGACTTGGGGTCCGCTAGAGGCCGTCTAGGGTCTCTTTAAAACTTGTGTAGAACTGGCCCCCCCAGATCGCCCCCCAAAATCAGACACGCTCTATTCCAGGCACAATAACACCGAGGAACTTTTtaacctcagggtgggggggaatcaaCGAATGGTACCTCAAAACCTGGGGGGGCACAAATCCAAAGGGGTCAGTATTGCGGGGGGGGGGTATTTACCCCCTCCAGTCtattcccccagcccctccagtccccccccccagcatcctccttttccccagccccagaAATACCAGCCTGTGGCCTGGGACGTGAGTGAATTATCTGTATATAGGGACAGTGTAACTGCTGGAGAACAGTTACATTCCTaaagcgggggctgggagcccggactcctgggttctctccccagctctgggaggggggtgatgtctagtggttagagcaggggggctgggagccaggactcctgggttctctccccggcgctgggaggggagtgggggctggtgggtcagagcagggggggctgggagccaggactcctgggttctctccccggttctgggagggggtgatgtctagtggttagagcgggggggctgggagcccggactcctgggttctctccccggctctgggagggggtgatgtctagtggttagagcgggggggctgggagcccggactcctgggttctctccccggctcggggaggggagtgggggctggtggttagagcaggggggctgggagccaggactcctgggttctctccccggctctgggagggctgtCTCCCGGGGGCTTGGGTCCTTCTCTAGCTCTGAATAAGTCCCTGCTGTGTTCCATGAGCTGCTTCACGGGTGGCAGGGCCACCAACGTGACAGGGTTGGAGGTGCCATTTTTGGGGCATCCACCTACAttcccagccgccccccccccgccccatgtgtCTATTTATGTCGTTGACACTAACCGTGTTTCACGTGCGGCTTGAGTAAGAAACCACCGAAGGATTCGCACTTCGCGGTTTCAGGAGAATTAcaataaaattttaattttgaaacTGACCGTTGAGCTTGGAAGTGGCttggagccggcgccccccagaggggcagagccccgtgtcccctccctgggggcgggggggggcttgtCTCTGCCCCTCCATTTCTCACCCCTTCGTTCCCTCCTTCCCGGCTCCTTCCCACTCGGTCCCTTTCTCTCCGGGGCTCCCCCCTGGTCCCGTCCCCCCTCTTCCCTCGCTGCATCCTGgccttccctcccatccccccacctctgACTCACCCCCCTGCTCAGTTTCACCCCAGCAGCTCCTGCATTCCTGACCCATTGCTtcacccctcagcctccccctccAGTGACTCAGCCGCCCTGGGAGGCCAGGACCGGAGCCAGCCAGAGCCAAGAAGctgagggcactgctggggggaagctcgcagcaccagCGCCTTGGCTGGTTACTGTTGCAGGGAAATGCCAAAGGCTGGAGCCCCCAGcgggggggcactgctggggggaagctcgcagcactctGGGGAGACCCCGGCAGGGGCACTGCtgagggaagctcgcagcgctttGGGGAGACCCCGgcaggggcactgctggggggaagctcgcagcactctGGGGAGACCCCGGCAGGGGCACTGCtgagggaagctcgcagcgctttGGGGAGACCCCGgcaggggcactgctgggggaagctcgcagcactctGAGGAGACCCCGGcaagggcactgctggggggaagctcgcagcaggACGCGGCCCGTGccaggcaggaggtggaggcggtGGGGCCCCCGGGCCGGGCGGCGCCGCGTCACGCCGCAGGAATGCTCCGGCCTGACGCAACCCAGGAGAAACCCAGCCGGGGCGAAGGAATGAGACAGACCGAGAAAAGCGCTATTTATAGAAACAGCGGCGCTccggccagggagagaacccaggcgtccgggctcccaccccctgctctgacccaccagcccctactcccctccccgagctggggagagaacccaggagtcctggctcccagccccccctgctctaacccaccagcccccactcccctccccgagctggggagagaacccaggagtcctggctcccagcccccccactctaacccaccagcccccactcccctcccagagccggggagagaacccaggagtcctggctcccagccccccctgctctaacccaccagccccccccctcccagagctggggagagaacccaggagtcctggctcccagcccccctcgctctaacccaccagcccccccccccctcccagagctggggagagaacccaggagtcctggctcccagccccccctgctctaaccaaccaggccccactccccttgcaaagaacccaggcgtcctggctcggGTCCCCAGCTGAGATGGTTTCAGCCCAGATCCCctgtctccccccctcccccagaggcggagGCAGTTGGGGGCCGGCTCGGAAAGGGTTAACTCCCTGGACTGCGCGAGCCGGGAAATCCTTAACTTCGGGCCTTTGTGAGGAGGggatgggcgggggggctgggagcccggactcctgggttctctccctgctctggcgggggggctgggagcccggactcctgggttctctccccgctcgggggggggcggctgggagcccagactcctgggttctctccccgctccggggggggggggggagaaggggagcccggacgcctgggttccggAGCTGTTCCCGGGGCTCCAGGACAGGACCCGGCCCGTCCCGTGTTCGCATTTTCTGGGTTCTGTCGCCATCGTGTGGCCACGTTCTGCTACTGCAACGCCCCAAATGGTCCTAgcgctcggggtgggggaggggggggctgggctcacggggacccctcgcccggcgctgagatgcggccacctctggggagggacgcgggggctgggcacacgggacccctcgcccggccctgagatgcagccacctctgggggggggatgtgggggctgggcacacgggacccctcgcccggccctgagatgcagccacctctggggagggacgtgggggctgggtacacgggacccctcgcccggcgctgagatgcggccacctctggggagggacgcgggggctgggtacacgggacccctcgcccggcgctgagatgcggccacctctggggagggatgtgggggctgggctcacggggacccctcgcccggcgctgagatgcggccatgTCTGGGGAGGGATGCGGGGGCTGGGctcacggggacccctcgcccggcgctgagatgccgccacctctggggagggacgcgggggctgggcacacgggacccctcgcccggccctgagatgcagccacctctgggggggggatgtgggggcggggcccccgggacccctcgcccggccctgagatgcagccacctctggggagggacgtgggggctgggtacacgggacccctcgcccggcgctgagatgcggccacctctggggagggacgcgggggctgggtacacgggacccctcgcccggcgctgagatgcggccacctctggggagggatgtgggggctgggctcacggggacccctcgcccggcgctgagatgcggccatgTCTGGGGAGGGATGCGGGGGCTGGGctcacggggacccctcgcccggcgctgagatgcggccacctctggggagggacgcggggggctgggctcacggggacccctcgcccggctcTGGGACGTGGCTGATTCTTGTATTTTGCTGAGTGGCCGGTGCTGGGGGGCAGATGTGCTCCATCCTCCCGGCGCTGGGCTCGGTCACAAGatccccggactcctgggttccagccgCAGCCGCCTCGTCTCCccaggtggggcgggggcagcagcgaAGGGTGGGGGGCGGAAGTGGGGACACAATCTGGCAGAGGCGCAGCAAGGACAAAATGACGCGCTCTGAGCTGGGAGCAACAAACCCAGCCAGATGGAGGGACGGATATAGCCCGAGAGGAGCGTGTGGGCCCGGGCCAGAAAAAACCCTCCACAAACAgcccccgcgtccctccccagaggtggccgcatctcagcgccaggcgagggatcccgtgtacccagcccccatgtccctccccagagatggctgcatctcagcactgggcgaggggtcccgtgtgcccagccccacatccctccccagaggtggctgcatctcagcgctgggcgaggggtcccgtgtacccagcccccgcatcccccccccagaggtggctgcatctcagggccgggtgaggggtccctgtgagcccagcccccgcgtccctccccagaggtggctgcatctcagcgctgggcgaggggtcccgtgtacccagccccacatccctccccagaggtggctgcatctcagcgctgggcgaggggtcccgtgtacccatcccccacatccctccccagaggtggctgcatctcagcgctgggcgaggggtcccgtgtacccatcccccacatccctccccagaggtggctgcatctcagcgctgggcgaggggtcccgtGTACCCAGCCctcacatccccccccccagaggtggctgcatctcagggccgggcgaggggtccctgtgagcccagcccccgcgtccctccccagaggtggctgcatctcagcgcggGGCGAGGGGTcccgtgtacccagcccccacatcccccccccagaggtggctgcatctcagcgctgggcaaGGGGTCCCTGTGAGCCCAgcccccgcgtccctccccagaggtggctgcatctcagcgctgggcgagGGATCCCGTGTACCCAGCCGCCAtgtccctccccagaggtggctgcatctcagtgccgggcgagggaTCCCTATGAGCCCAGCCCCCACGTCCCcccccagaggaggctgcatctcagcgctgggcgagGGATCCCGTGTACCCAGCCGCCAtgtccctccccagaggtggctgcatct
Proteins encoded in this region:
- the LOC123370028 gene encoding tumor necrosis factor receptor superfamily member 12A-like encodes the protein METRGGLAVVLLVLLGGARGEPAAGPSCPGGQSWSPDLDKCMDCTICLHRTKNDFCATCGEPQPQDSRLWLAVGGAVGGVAVLGLVGGALLWARCRKREKFTTPIEETGGHSGEESLID